The proteins below are encoded in one region of Naumovozyma castellii chromosome 6, complete genome:
- the NPL3 gene encoding mRNA-binding protein NPL3 (ancestral locus Anc_5.542) — MSESYEEPVHTEEAPAQPEQEYEHPEEPAYPPAEEEPQQPPMDLDTAPAPPVEHQPSQPEPYYPPPPPSHYHHQDQEGELSTTRLFVRPFPFDVQEAELNEIFTPFGPMKEVKILNGFAFVEFEEADSAAKAIEEVNGKTFANQPLEVVYSKLPVKRYRLTLRNLPEGCSWQELKDLAREHSLETTFSSVNTRDFDGTGALEFANEETLDTALEKLNNIEFRGSVITVERDDNPPPIRRSGRGGFRGRGGFRGGFGGRGGFRGGFGGRGGFRGGYGGPRGGYGAPRGGYGGPRGGYGGPRGGYGAPRGSYGAPRGSYGGPRGGYGAPRGGYGAPRGDYGAPRDSYGPPRDSYGPPRDSYGPPRDSYRSRDAPRERSPTR, encoded by the coding sequence ATGTCTGAATCATACGAAGAACCAGTTCACACTGAAGAAGCTCCAGCTCAACCAGAACAAGAATATGAACACCCAGAAGAACCTGCCTACCCACCAGCCGAAGAGGAACCACAACAACCTCCAATGGATCTAGATACTGCTCCTGCTCCACCAGTGGAACATCAACCAAGCCAACCAGAACCATACTAccctcctcctcctccttcTCACTACCATCACCAAGACCAAGAAGGTGAATTGTCCACAACCAGATTATTTGTTAGACCATTCCCATTCGACGTCCAAGAAGCTGAATTGAACGAAATTTTCACTCCTTTCGGTCCAATGAAAGAGGTTAAGATCCTTAACGGTTTTGCATTTGTAGAATTCGAAGAAGCTGACTCCGCCGCCAAGGCTATCGAAGAAGTTAACGGTAAGACTTTTGCTAATCAACCATTGGAAGTCGTTTACTCCAAGTTGCCTGTCAAGAGATACCGTCTTACTTTGAGAAACTTGCCAGAAGGTTGTTCTTGGCAAGAGTTGAAGGATTTGGCCAGAGAACATAGTCTTGAGACTACTTTCTCTTCCGTCAATACCAGAGACTTCGATGGTACTGGTGCTTTAGAATTCGCTAATGAAGAAACGTTGGATACCgcattggaaaaattaaataatattgaatttagaGGCTCGGTTATCACAGTTGAAAGAGATGATAACCCACCACCAATTAGAAGATCAGGTAGAGGTGGTTTCAGAGGCCGTGGTGGTTTCAGAGGTGGCTTCGGTGGTAGAGGTGGCTTCAGAGGTGGCTTCGGTGGTAGAGGCGGTTTCAGAGGTGGTTATGGTGGTCCAAGAGGTGGCTACGGTGCCCCAAGAGGTGGTTACGGTGGCCCTCGTGGTGGTTATGGCGGCCCAAGAGGCGGTTATGGCGCACCACGTGGTAGTTACGGTGCTCCAAGAGGCAGTTATGGCGGTCCAAGAGGCGGCTATGGTGCTCCAAGAGGTGGATACGGTGCTCCAAGAGGTGATTATGGTGCTCCAAGAGATTCCTATGGTCCACCAAGAGACTCCTACGGTCCACCAAGAGATTCATATGGTCCTCCAAGAGATTCTTACAGATCCAGAGATGCTCCACGCGAAAGATCTCCAACAAGATAA
- the GPI17 gene encoding GPI-anchor transamidase GPI17 (ancestral locus Anc_5.545) yields the protein MAGSTSTSTLRKVVAFSFILSYILLGLPLWYKLTTVYRAPLPAEYIESLHNNQFQDVHLVIPVYIKPDVYQFPDIHDAVQVQVNHLLDSMRQTIPWSLQILPYDEKVMDENNEHHIVNLQLSDFVGYNSAFDSKETTVFYDDQSVVSNDLPFFIAQTLVEHTFQLEASKLSGPLSNNDDSITVGYHPNIHLSISLLNGDGTPVGWDIDSSLKDYFTPFRKLLSPIVNFTVDSSVLYYNDLNLHLLNSVENITAVDLSHSIDLSELSSMNYFEESTALNLAIVFPNSETSSSSGLEFIKSTEPSKNWQSFLVPQWGVIVINKYPLPSNAFLTESYLSPIMYQFAQDLFKLMDLTDSNSDEMLSPYVRIDSFKRITTLSNLQKATETLWSLIKLTKSFEQMAVPSDVMTNVTKALSLRLQIIELLNNPEKGGDLVWNEALSLSNTLVSLCETAFFHGEMVQQNFFPQEHKVAVYLPLIGPLTVVTLLGFINIMKEKKVLAKIKNQEKEKEEEDVKKVD from the coding sequence ATGGCAGGTTCAACTTCGACTTCGACTTTGAGAAAAGTTGTGgcattttcatttattctATCCTATATTCTACTGGGTCTACCACTATGGTATAAACTTACTACAGTGTATCGAGCACCACTTCCGGCTGAATACATTGAATCATTACATAACAACCAGTTTCAAGATGTGCATCTAGTCATTCCAGTATATATTAAGCCAGATGTTTATCAATTTCCTGATATTCACGATGCAGTTCAAGTTCAAGTTAATCATCTATTAGATTCAATGAGGCAAACGATACCTTGGTCTTTGCAAATACTACCTTATGATGAAAAGGTCATGGAcgaaaataatgaacaCCATATTGTAAATTTACAATTGAGCGATTTTGTTGGGTATAATTCAGCATTTGATTCCAAAGAGACCACCGTCTTCTACGATGATCAGTCGGTAGTATCCAACGATTTACCCTTCTTCATCGCACAAACTTTAGTGGAACATACTTTCCAATTAGAGGCTTCTAAGTTATCCGGTCCTCTatccaataatgatgatagTATAACGGTTGGATatcatccaaatattcatcTAAGTATATCACTCTTAAACGGTGATGGCACTCCCGTTGGATGGGACATTGATAGTTCATTGAAGGACTATTTTACACCATTTAGAAAATTACTTTCACCTATTGTTAATTTTACCGTGGATTCCTCAGTTCTTTATTATAATGATCTGAATTTACACCTCTTAAATTCAGTAGAGAACATCACGGCGGTAGATCTATCACATTCGATAGATTTATCtgaattatcatcaatgaattattttgaagaatctaCAGCTTTGAATCTAGCTATTGTTTTCCCCAATTCAGAAACCTCATCATCTAGCGGACTTGAATTCATAAAATCGACTGAACCATCGAAAAATTGGCAGAGTTTCCTTGTTCCTCAATGGGGAGTTATTGTCATCAATAAATACCCATTACCATCAAATGCATTTTTGACAGAATCATACCTAAGTCCTATAATGTATCAATTTGCTCAagatcttttcaaattgatggATTTAACTGATTCCAACAGTGACGAAATGTTATCGCCATATGTGAGGATAGATTCATTCAAAAGAATTACCACTTTATCGAATTTACAAAAGGCCACAGAGACTTTATGGTCACTTATTAAGTTGACAAAGTCTTTTGAACAAATGGCTGTCCCAAGCGATGTTATGACCAATGTCACAAAGGCATTATCACTAAGGCTACAGATTATtgaattgttgaataatcCAGAAAAGGGTGGAGATCTAGTTTGGAATGAAGCGCTATCTTTGAGTAATACATTAGTTAGCTTGTGTGAAACAGCTTTCTTTCATGGTGAAATGGTTCAGCAGAATTTCTTCCCTCAAGAGCATAAAGTTGCCGTTTATCTACCGTTAATAGGGCCACTCACAGTTGTAACCCTGCTTGGATTCATCAACATAatgaaggagaagaaaGTTTTGGCGAAGATAAAGAAtcaagagaaggaaaaggaggaggaagatgTAAAGAAGGTTGACTGA
- the TAF11 gene encoding TATA-binding protein-associated factor TAF11 (ancestral locus Anc_5.546) yields the protein MSEPQGPLDTIPNVNYPPLLTLANYHSTKQMINQVLSEDQDYVTWKLKNSRTGGTMNSYVPSTWTPSRIESKGRVQKKRSAKINSVPRDFKFHKDIFDETKENIERTRELNQDEQFKLLVTNLDEEQTNRFEVFHRTSLNKGQVKKLAGTVTNQSINDNGRVFLQAIGKIYAGEIIELALDVRVKWFLGKMVVDFDRRKDIGKQLKKYLKKLTLLIEKEQSDFEDSVDETASDSYDDDDRNEMATIKRGNSYLKSKENSQELRLGLISHYNRLVKEFNSLDVSVEKYNNSPILPEHIREAWRLYRLQSDTVPSGQWRMQGERNGSMFR from the coding sequence ATGTCAGAGCCTCAAGGTCCGCTCGATACGATACCGAATGTCAACTATCCCCCATTGCTTACTTTAGCCAATTATCATTCCACAAAGCAAATGATTAATCAAGTTCTCAGTGAAGATCAAGATTATGTCACAtggaaattaaagaattcaagaaCTGGTGGTACCATGAATAGTTATGTCCCTAGTACTTGGACTCCTTCAAGGATTGAATCTAAAGGTAGAGTTCAGAAGAAACGATCTGCTAAGATTAACTCAGTTCCCAGggatttcaaatttcataaGGATATTTTTGATGAGACTAAAGAGAATATCGaaagaacaagagaatTAAATCAAGATGAACAATTTAAACTGTTAGTTACTAATCTAGATGAAGAACAAACCAATAGATTTGAAGTGTTTCACAGAActtcattaaataaagGCCaggtgaagaaattggcTGGGACGGTCACCAATCAAAGtattaatgataatggtCGTGTATTTTTACAAGCCATTGGGAAAATATACGCTGGTGAGATTATAGAATTAGCACTGGACGTTAGAGTTAAATGGTTTCTTGGGAAGATGGttgttgattttgataGAAGAAAGGATATTGGtaaacaattaaagaaatatttgaaaaaattaactCTCCTGATTGAGAAAGAGCAGAGTGATTTTGAGGATAGTGTTGATGAGACGGCAAGTGATTCTtacgatgatgatgatagGAATGAAATGGCAACAATTAAACGAGGTAACtcttatttgaaaagtaaAGAGAATAGTCAGGAACTTAGGTTAGGTTTAATTTCCCATTACAATAGATTGgtgaaagaatttaataGTCTTGATGTTAGTGTGGAGAAATACAACAATAGCCCCATCTTGCCCGAGCATATACGGGAAGCATGGAGATTATATCGATTACAAAGTGACACGGTTCCGTCGGGACAGTGGAGGATGCAAGGAGAGAGAAACGGTTCTATGTTTAGGTGA
- the PPM1 gene encoding leucine carboxy methyltransferase (ancestral locus Anc_5.547), with product MDRIIQQTDYDALSCKLAAIAKGYLPAPQFSDPNEIESYKLIHSAYFNTLKTHSRRIYGKINKSISSSFPVMNIGTYLRTVALDSQIETFLQKNDKVQIINLGCGSDLRMFQLLNKYDNLTKYLDLDFKDSIYFKNDILWNTELFRDTLHLERSNETDGELAHSDRYKLISCDLKDTTNTMTILQSLTDSQIPTLVITECLLCYMPQLESQTLINSIISFYRVGEWLSYDPIGGDQPNDRFGLIMQTNLRESRNLEMPTLMTFNSKESYASRWNIISNDIKTNIDIKDMWEIFNSDIEPTEKQRLKKLQFLDEFEELKVMQTHYVLLNAQWEHAL from the coding sequence ATGGATAGAATAATACAGCAGACAGATTACGATGCCCTGTCATGCAAATTAGCTGCCATTGCGAAAGGATATCTTCCTGCCCCTCAATTTTCTGATcctaatgaaattgaatccTACAAGCTAATACATTCAGCTTATTTTAACACTTTAAAGACACACAGTAGAAGAATTTATGGCAAGATAAACAAATCAATTAGTTCTTCTTTCCCCGTGATGAATATTGGAACTTATTTACGTACTGTGGCCCTTGACTctcaaattgaaactttcttacaaaaaaatgataaagttcaaataatcaatttagGATGCGGTTCCGATTTGAGAATGttccaattattaaataagtATGATAATTTGACAAAGTATTTGGATCTTGATTTTAAAGACTCCATctattttaaaaatgatattcTTTGGAATACCGAGCTATTCAGAGATACTTTACATTTGGAAAGATCCAACGAAACTGATGGTGAATTGGCTCATTCTGATCGTTACAAATTAATATCCTGTGATCTAAAAGATACAACAAATACAATGACCATATTGCAAAGTCTCACGGACTCACAAATACCGACTTTAGTAATCACTGAATGTCTTCTCTGCTATATGCCACAATTAGAGTCCCAAactttaattaattctATTATAAGTTTTTACCGCGTGGGGGAATGGTTATCATACGATCCAATTGGGGGTGATCAACCTAATGATAGGTTCGGATTAATAATGCAAACAAATTTAAGGGAGTCAAGAAATTTAGAAATGCCCACGTTAATGACTtttaattcaaaagaaaGTTATGCTTCTAGATGGAATATCATCTCCAATGATATTAAAACTAACATTGACATTAAAGATATGTGggaaatattcaattctgACATTGAACCAACCGAGAAGCAACGTCTGAAGAAATTACAATTCTtagatgaatttgaagaattgaaagttATGCAAACTCATTATGTCCTCTTAAATGCGCAATGGGAACATGCTCTATAA
- the GPI19 gene encoding phosphatidylinositol N-acetylglucosaminyltransferase GPI19 (ancestral locus Anc_5.549), with the protein MPAQYRHSQKKPGCNTIIKKTNGTTNINLNKHSITGQEEHKATMSKTTTKTDRVRIKRERVNSYKNEYFWFSQHFVITSILIILIVWSLLPHRTIIILQDILPDGEWIIYCESWLLMGMLFTYIGLFLYDEDVLTPSLDDLMTITDAKANIVIEEDVTLFLDKYAYKESSGIRDLPIMDVCRLLYDNDPVTDE; encoded by the coding sequence ATGCCGGCCCAGTATCGTCATAGTCAAAAAAAACCGGGATGTAATACCATTATCAAGAAAACGAATGGAACAACTAACATTAACTTAAACAAGCACTCAATAACAGGACAGGAAGAACACAAAGCAACAATGTCCAAGACTACTACCAAGACAGACAGGGTAAGAATAAAGAGGGAGAGAGTGAACTCATACAAGAATGAATACTTTTGGTTCTCACAGCATTTCGTTATAACGAGTATTCTTATTATCCTCATTGTATGGTCACTACTACCTCATCGGACGATCATTATTCTTCAGGATATCCTACCTGATGGGGAATGGATCATATATTGCGAAAGTTGGTTACTTATGGGGATGTTGTTTACGTACATCGGGTTGTTTTTATACGATGAAGATGTATTGACGCCGAGTTTGGATGATTTAATGACGATTACAGATGCCAAGGCTAACATtgtcattgaagaagatgttaCATTATTTCTGGACAAGTATGCATATAAGGAATCTAGTGGGATTCGTGATTTACCCATCATGGATGTTTGTCGGCTGCTTTACGACAACGATCCTGTCACAGATGAATGA
- the NCAS0F01200 gene encoding DMT family transporter (ancestral locus Anc_5.551): MESRRMQQSKQKNASKGLLMLAIVIILWVLSSLLTTRIFETYQYRKPFLVTYLNISSFTFYLIPSLVRSALNLGSSKGSSIVTESTPLLSRYYSNISLQRDIKHKASLQRTLKLSASFCILWFMANFMTNSSLQFTSISSQTILSSTSSFFTLFISALLKIEKINNLKIVGLLLSFFGIIILTKSDNNSPTFAAHTLLDTITGDSLAILGALFYGIYSTLFKISTQKKRSKPLDIQIFFGLVGLITLTCLWPLLVFLHWFQWEQFELPHSNVLISLIVINCSINFISDFCWAKAIMLTSPLTVTMGLSLTIPLAMFVDFVWNHVDLLNATYVIGAMLVMASFLLINRQSEDEEHEDEEEESFTEEKV, translated from the coding sequence ATGGAGTCCAGACGAATGCAACAATCGAAGCAAAAAAACGCTTCAAAGGGTCTTCTCATGTTGGCCATCGTCATCATATTATGGGTCTTATCCTCATTATTAACCACAAGAATATTCGAAACATACCAATATAGGAAGCCATTCTTGGTCacatatttgaatatttcatcattcaCATTTTATCTGATACCTTCGCTTGTCAGATCCGCTTTAAATCTTGGATCATCGAAAGGGTCCTCCATTGTGACCGAAAGCACTCCATTACTATCCAgatattattcaaatatatctttACAAAGAGATATTAAGCATAAAGCTTCATTACAAAGAACTCTTAAATTAAGTGCCTCATTCTGTATCCTTTGGTTCATGGCTAATTTTATGaccaattcttcattacaATTCACCTCTATTTCATCACaaacaattttatcatCCACATCATCGTTTTTCACATTATTCATATCTGCATTActaaaaattgaaaaaattaataatttaaagattgtCGGTCTTCTACTTTCATTCTTTGGTATAATTATCCTTACCAAATCAGATAATAATTCACCAACCTTCGCTGCACATACTTTACTAGATACAATCACTGGGGATTCTCTTGCTATATTAGGAGCATTATTCTATGGTATCTACAGcacattattcaaaatatccACCCAGAAAAAGAGAAGCAAACCATTAGACATTCAGATATTTTTTGGTCTAGTCGGTCTTATTACGTTAACATGTCTCTGGCCCCTCCTTGTCTTCCTCCATTGGTTTCAGTGGGAACAATTCGAGTTACCTCATTCAAACGTATTAATCTCATTGATAGTAATAAATTGttcaatcaatttcatttcagATTTTTGTTGGGCCAAAGCCATCATGTTAACTTCTCCCTTGACGGTCACCATGGGACTAAGTTTGACCATCCCATTAGCCATGTTTGTTGATTTTGTTTGGAACCATGTGGATTTGTTGAACGCTACTTACGTCATTGGCGCCATGCTTGTCATGGCCTCATTCTTATTGATCAATAGACAatctgaagatgaagagcATGAAGACGAGGAGGAAGAATCTTTCACCGAGGAGAAAGTTTAG
- the LRS4 gene encoding Lrs4p (ancestral locus Anc_5.553), with translation MSTLLQLLSTYYKSVIESERIYNEYQLSANVQHIPNNKNGSSSSTSISTDSRIVDETLLLQKQLTQLTSQLQKLTQENETLKEVQKSNKALAETKIQNYKKRINILVQRENGKNTEKDEDQKKPVLHLFSPLRKRGLDETKGRIKNKNGSGLRDVISTGKHTLFDDDEDEDENDDDTSPNRSEDVLFLQSLNPSSKGKNNKRRKLKLSRKKIEQLDPQDQ, from the coding sequence ATGTCAACCCTTTTGCAATTACTCTCCACATACTACAAGTCAGTGATAGAATCAGAACGAATATATAATGAGTATCAACTCAGTGCCAATGTGCAACATATACCGAACAATAAGAATGGTAGCAGCAGTAGTACCAGTATCAGCACAGACAGCAGAATTGTTGATGAGACATTACTTTTGCAGAAACAATTGACTCAATTGACCTCACAATTGCAAAAATTAACCCAGGAGaatgaaactttgaaagAGGTACAGAAAAGTAATAAGGCCTTAGCTGAGACGAAGATACAGAATTATAAGAAACGGATCAACATTCTGGTTCAAAGGGAGAACGGGAAGAACACAGAAAAGGACGAGGATCAGAAGAAGCCTGTGCTTCATTTGTTTTCACCTTTGAGAAAGAGGGGTCTAGACGAGACCAAAGGCAGGataaagaacaagaatgGATCAGGACTGAGGGACGTTATAAGCACTGGCAAGCACacattatttgatgatgacgaagatgaagatgagaatgatgatgacacATCGCCAAATAGGAGTGAGGACGTACTTTTCTTGCAATCGTTGAACCCGTCTAGCAAGGgcaagaacaacaagagGAGGAAGCTAAAATTGAGCAGGAAAAAGATTGAACAACTGGATCCACAAGACCAATAA
- the DOT1 gene encoding histone methyltransferase DOT1 (ancestral locus Anc_5.556), with product MTTNTVPFTPSPSSSSIFSTSTTNFNNNNSRDSSMAPADSTEASLTEQTKKGKTRAKGSSAVEKLLEEANRYHPQYEYSLPQGFLRTRKSKAASPSEEQASDLAKDDNLVKRKMEEEEDYDTSTTAAKKVRKNKVTSTSSTKKRKRKIKKAETNGTTGSKPTKKRKDTIKRPLSPSAALADSVRRMSISAMLDDSDTKDGTGIYNEQGVKLDPVANKDDRAMTSTFLDWDQPYLELQYPLFNVDSLKLTNVYKGNPIKSTILTSLTHHQSRHKPPSLSNDSSIKFVHLQSPLFVNYQEEYMINFEKDLQRYNPMSEIGKLIEYTALVYLPSTYSEKLKREVIPSLNQAFDNSDTDRFISSVERYNSIIRMVPRHEILEHLKTITQIPKSFIHDFLHIIYTRSIHPHASKLKHYKAFSNFVYGELLPNFLSEVFSQCNLKPNCTFMDLGSGVGNCVIQASLEYGLKKSFGCEIMPDASELTELQMVELKERGKLFGFNLSDIEFSLRESFVDNPKVDELIKDCDLLLVNNFLFDSKLNEKVEKITQNLKTGCKIVSLKNLRSFSYKIDFFNMENILSRLKVEKVLLKEDSVSWTHSGGEYYIATVMENIDESLFDPVVRGRNTRRPTKYSR from the coding sequence ATGACTACTAACACGGTTCCATTTACACCTTCGCCCAGctcatcatcaatattttcaacttctacaacaaatttcaataacaataatagtaGAGATTCATCAATGGCCCCTGCAGATTCAACAGAAGCCAGTCTGACTGAACAGACAAAGAAAGGAAAGACTAGAGCCAAAGGTAGTTCTGCTGTGGAAAAATTGTTGGAGGAAGCTAATAGGTATCATCCGCAATATGAGTACTCTTTACCTCAAGGTTTCTTAAGAACAAGGAAATCAAAGGCAGCTTCACCTTCTGAAGAACAGGCTTCTGATTTAGCGAAAGACGATAATTTGGTCAAGAGgaaaatggaagaagaggaagattACGATACTTCTACAACTGCAGCCAAGAAAGTTAGAAAGAACAAAGTCACGTCAACATCTAGTACCAAAAAACgaaagaggaaaataaagaaggCCGAAACTAATGGTACTACTGGTAGTAAGCCAACGAAAAAGAGAAAGGATACTATAAAGAGACCATTGTCCCCCTCAGCAGCACTTGCTGACTCAGTACGTAGAATGTCAATTAGTGCAATGCTTGATGATTCTGACACCAAGGACGGCACAGGTATTTACAATGAGCAAGGAGTAAAATTGGATCCAGTCGCCAATAAGGATGACAGGGCTATGACATCCACTTTTCTTGACTGGGATCAACCTTATCTGGAACTTCAATACCCTCTTTTCAATGTGGACTCCCTCAAATTAACTAATGTTTATAAGGGAAACCCTATTAAATCAACTATTTTAACTTCTTTGACTCACCATCAATCGAGACACAAACCTCCCTCTTTAAGCAACGACTCCTCTATAAAATTCGTTCATTTACAAAGTCCCTTATTTGTGAATTaccaagaagaatatatgataaattttgaaaaagatttACAAAGGTACAATCCTATGAGTGAGATTGGTAAACTGATCGAATATACTGCGTTAGTGTACCTACCTTCAACTTACTCTGAAAAACTAAAGAGGGAAGTGATACCGAGCTTGAACCAAGCGTTTGATAATTCGGATACTGATCGTTTCATTTCATCGGTGGAACGATACAATTCTATAATAAGGATGGTGCCAAGGCATGAAATACTTGAACACTTGAAAACAATAACTCAAATCCCTAAGTCCTTCATTCACGATTTTTTACACATCATTTACACAAGATCCATTCACCCACATGCATCGAAATTGAAGCACTACAAGGCATTTAGCAATTTTGTATATGGTGAATTATTGCCTAACTTCTTATCAGAAGTATTTAGCCAATGCAACTTAAAACCCAACTGTACTTTCATGGATTTAGGATCTGGTGTTGGCAATTGTGTTATTCAGGCATCATTAGAATATGGTTTAAAGAAAAGTTTCGGATGCGAAATAATGCCCGACGCGTCTGAATTAACTGAATTACAAATGGTAGAGTTAAAGGAAAGGGGGAAGTTATTTGGGTTCAATCTATCCGATATAGAATTTTCACTTAGGGAAAGTTTTGTTGATAACCCTAAAGTAGATGAACTAATAAAAGATTGTGACTTATTGTTAGTTAATAACTTCCTGTTTGATAGTAAATTGAATGAGAAAGTGGAAAAAATTActcaaaatttgaaaacgGGATGTAAAATTGTtagtttgaaaaatctaaGAAGTTTTTCATACAAAattgatttctttaatatgGAAAATATTCTAAGTAGATTGAAAGTCGAAAAGGTTCTTCTCAAGGAAGATAGTGTCTCCTGGACTCATAGTGGTGGAGAGTATTATATTGCAACTgtaatggaaaatattgatgagtCTCTCTTCGATCCAGTTGTCAGAGGCAGAAATACCAGAAGaccaacaaaatattcaaggTGA